In Syntrophorhabdales bacterium, the following proteins share a genomic window:
- a CDS encoding DHA2 family efflux MFS transporter permease subunit, whose amino-acid sequence MYAIDGTVVAVAFPDFTRDLHTNVLWSAWTLSIFFIAVTITMPLAGNLVDSFGRKKVFLISLALFTGSSFACGLAPSIHALIAFRFVQGVGGACFLPTASGIVSDNFPENREAAIGLFSSIFSIGAVIGPNLGGWIVSRYSWRYIFYINVPIGMALMGACMLLLKESRVLVRSRVDLIGAALMSGSLLFLMFGLNLLAENFSMLTLLLSVFLILIGIFLSIHFIRQERKASAPILDIALLQSTPFVAANVSNLIIGISTIGAFSFVPLYAVSVHKLSTLMSGMILTPRSFAMAVAAAVTSFLLKKWGYRWPMVLGFGLMSLTTILLAPGLFLREAPFFGLGTIETLAFLLLLNGMGAGVVFPAANNACIELMPEKVATIVALRNMFRNVGAAVGVSLLTIILHVSSDNVRGFTVIFVAVGLLFLTSIPLLFLMPAGRKSWEG is encoded by the coding sequence ATGTACGCGATCGACGGCACGGTAGTAGCAGTCGCGTTTCCTGATTTCACGAGGGATCTGCATACCAATGTCCTTTGGTCGGCGTGGACGCTCTCAATCTTTTTCATTGCGGTTACGATAACCATGCCGTTGGCGGGAAACCTGGTTGACAGTTTCGGCCGTAAAAAGGTCTTCCTCATCTCGCTGGCTCTTTTCACCGGCAGTTCCTTTGCCTGCGGTCTTGCACCCAGTATCCACGCGTTGATCGCGTTCAGATTCGTGCAGGGCGTCGGGGGCGCCTGCTTTCTTCCTACCGCTTCAGGGATTGTCAGCGACAACTTCCCCGAGAATCGTGAGGCTGCAATCGGGCTTTTTTCCAGTATCTTCAGCATCGGAGCTGTTATAGGGCCGAACCTGGGGGGTTGGATCGTGAGCCGATACTCCTGGCGTTACATCTTTTATATCAACGTGCCGATTGGAATGGCCCTGATGGGCGCCTGCATGCTGCTGCTCAAGGAGTCGAGGGTTCTTGTCCGCTCTCGTGTCGATCTTATCGGTGCCGCCCTTATGAGCGGTTCGCTGCTCTTTCTTATGTTCGGGCTGAATCTCCTCGCTGAAAACTTCTCCATGCTGACGTTACTACTTTCCGTATTCCTGATCCTCATCGGCATTTTTTTGTCGATTCATTTCATCCGCCAGGAGAGGAAGGCTTCGGCGCCCATCCTTGACATTGCTTTGCTCCAGTCGACGCCCTTTGTGGCGGCCAACGTTTCAAATCTGATTATAGGCATCAGCACCATTGGTGCTTTTTCATTCGTACCGCTTTACGCGGTTTCGGTTCATAAGCTTTCTACTCTCATGAGCGGTATGATCCTGACCCCTCGCTCTTTTGCCATGGCCGTGGCAGCGGCTGTCACGAGCTTTCTTTTGAAGAAGTGGGGCTACCGGTGGCCAATGGTACTTGGCTTTGGTCTGATGTCCCTGACGACGATTCTTCTCGCGCCCGGGCTATTCCTGAGGGAGGCGCCATTTTTCGGATTGGGAACCATAGAGACGCTCGCGTTCCTGTTGTTGCTGAACGGGATGGGCGCAGGAGTTGTATTTCCTGCTGCCAACAATGCCTGTATAGAATTGATGCCCGAGAAGGTGGCGACGATCGTTGCGCTGAGAAATATGTTCAGGAATGTCGGTGCCGCGGTCGGTGTTTCTCTGCTTACGATTATACTTCACGTGAGTTCTGATAACGTCCGCGGCTTCACCGTCATCTTTGTTGCTGTCGGCTTGCTGTTCCTGACTTCGATTCCCCTTCTTTTCCTCATGCCTGCAGGAAGGAAATCCTGGGAAGGCTGA